The proteins below come from a single Chitinophaga pinensis DSM 2588 genomic window:
- a CDS encoding hybrid sensor histidine kinase/response regulator → MTDQPVHILMIDDDEDDFYLVSQLLQDISPGQYQLDWAPTYSKAVEEIDRKVHDIYLADYRLGPYTGIDILHHFQQLEYKAPVIMLTGKGDYTIDKEAMQAGASDYLVKGEISADLLERSIRYALDEARHLRIIEENEKKYFGVFEKAHDLIILADCDKNVIDANPSAIRTLQYSKEEMLDLNLKQLFFLEEQSKHFFDHICGEDSSLRTEYNFVTKHGKKLDVMVSAVMLDDAEQIFLCVVQDITERKREELEKQQQQKFVVTGRIARVIAHEVRNPLTNILLAVSQFKGEPVSMEDSQVYVDIIERNCTRINQLITELLHSTRMIELNVHQHGVNELTDKALALAQDRLQLNEISVRKDYVKQDVLIPADEDKVVIALLNIIINAVEAMTPGKGLLTLQTTKQRDKAIITIGDNGPGIPEETKSRLFDPFFTNKPKGTGLGLTSTQNIIMNHKGTVHVESEEGEGSVFTIVLPTN, encoded by the coding sequence ATGACAGATCAACCCGTACATATATTGATGATAGACGATGATGAAGATGATTTTTATCTCGTCAGCCAGTTATTACAGGACATTTCTCCGGGCCAGTACCAGCTTGACTGGGCGCCCACTTACTCCAAAGCAGTAGAAGAAATAGACAGGAAGGTACATGATATCTACCTCGCTGACTACCGTCTTGGCCCTTATACAGGGATCGATATCCTTCACCATTTTCAGCAACTGGAATACAAAGCGCCGGTGATCATGCTGACGGGTAAAGGTGATTATACGATTGATAAGGAGGCCATGCAGGCAGGTGCATCCGACTACCTTGTGAAAGGGGAAATCAGCGCCGATCTGCTGGAAAGATCTATACGTTATGCACTGGATGAAGCGCGTCACCTGCGGATCATCGAAGAGAATGAAAAGAAATACTTCGGTGTATTCGAAAAGGCGCATGACCTGATCATCCTGGCCGACTGCGATAAGAACGTCATTGATGCGAACCCTTCTGCTATCAGGACGCTGCAATACAGTAAAGAGGAAATGCTGGATTTAAATCTCAAGCAGTTATTCTTCCTGGAAGAACAGAGTAAACATTTCTTTGATCATATCTGCGGAGAAGATTCCAGTCTGCGTACAGAGTATAACTTTGTCACTAAACACGGAAAGAAACTGGACGTGATGGTGAGTGCGGTGATGCTGGACGACGCAGAACAGATATTCCTGTGCGTTGTACAGGATATCACAGAAAGAAAAAGAGAGGAACTGGAAAAACAACAGCAGCAGAAATTTGTGGTAACCGGTCGTATTGCACGTGTGATCGCACACGAAGTAAGAAACCCGCTTACCAACATATTGCTGGCAGTCAGCCAGTTTAAGGGAGAGCCTGTCAGTATGGAAGATAGCCAGGTATATGTTGATATCATCGAACGTAACTGTACCCGTATCAATCAGCTGATTACCGAACTGCTGCATTCTACCAGGATGATCGAACTGAATGTGCATCAGCATGGAGTGAATGAACTGACCGATAAGGCACTCGCACTGGCGCAGGACCGTTTGCAACTGAATGAGATCAGTGTCAGGAAAGACTATGTGAAGCAGGATGTGCTGATTCCGGCAGATGAAGATAAGGTTGTAATTGCACTGCTGAATATTATCATCAATGCGGTAGAGGCGATGACGCCAGGTAAAGGCTTGCTTACTTTACAGACGACCAAACAAAGAGATAAAGCCATTATTACTATCGGTGATAATGGGCCTGGTATTCCGGAGGAAACAAAAAGCCGTTTGTTTGATCCGTTCTTTACTAATAAACCTAAAGGAACCGGTCTGGGCTTAACCAGTACACAGAATATCATTATGAATCACAAGGGAACGGTACACGTAGAAAGTGAAGAGGGAGAAGGAAGTGTATTTACGATCGTACTGCCAACCAACTGA
- a CDS encoding response regulator produces the protein MNKIKTAGKISILIADDDADDRELIQAAFDENSTQHHISFVENGEDLLHYLKRDGHYADETLHPFPQIILLDLNMPKKDGREALRELKANNVFKSIPVIILTTSMEEKDIINSYELGVNSFIIKPVTYSGLVEFTRVLGQYWFEIAELPNV, from the coding sequence ATGAATAAAATTAAAACTGCCGGAAAAATTAGCATCCTTATTGCTGATGATGATGCTGATGACAGAGAGCTGATCCAGGCAGCTTTTGATGAAAACAGTACACAGCACCACATAAGTTTTGTGGAAAACGGCGAGGACCTCCTGCATTATCTAAAGCGGGATGGTCACTATGCGGATGAAACGCTACACCCTTTTCCACAGATTATCCTGCTGGACCTGAATATGCCTAAAAAGGACGGAAGGGAGGCATTACGCGAACTGAAGGCAAACAACGTTTTTAAGAGTATCCCTGTTATCATTTTGACTACTTCCATGGAAGAAAAAGATATTATTAACAGTTATGAGCTGGGTGTAAACAGCTTTATTATAAAACCGGTCACCTATTCGGGCCTCGTGGAATTTACCCGCGTGTTAGGACAATATTGGTTCGAAATAGCAGAACTGCCAAATGTTTAG
- a CDS encoding sensor histidine kinase, giving the protein MHIPVQKKIRLGFFIAFTVIIVASICSFLVTKTLLDNARWMNQTIEISKSLEVITKQLKDAESALRGYRLTQDTTFLRPTMQERSIKIEEEYMLLRRITADSRRQQLHLDTLKKLLEKKYQQLIAGEAKLSVRQTDTSAVQEGEKWMDKIDLKVQDMLHIENAKLHQKSRLQDFFSAIWIPVIFISSLMAILIGIYSYVTLTREFRLQLHIESRLKSYQHDLQQNIKLLNKSNEELEQFAYVASHDLQEPLRKISTFSDRLQTKYGGELPQEASDLIVRMVGAVGRMRVLINDLLLFSRAGRITPEHIEKVDMTQVLQEVTGDLEVSLQEKKATVHIAQLPVIEGMPTAFHQLFQNIITNAIKFADPGRQLVINIRAEQENNQCRIYIEDNGIGFDPAYAERIFLLFQRLHGMSEYSGTGIGLAICKKIIDSHHGHITALGSPGKGATFIIELPLTQTLYNE; this is encoded by the coding sequence ATGCATATACCTGTACAAAAGAAGATCAGACTGGGATTCTTTATCGCATTTACTGTGATCATCGTCGCATCCATATGTTCCTTTCTGGTAACGAAAACATTACTGGATAATGCCAGATGGATGAATCAGACGATAGAAATCTCAAAAAGCCTGGAAGTGATCACCAAACAGCTGAAGGACGCGGAATCGGCCCTGCGGGGCTACCGGCTGACGCAGGATACCACTTTCCTGCGCCCCACTATGCAGGAACGAAGTATCAAGATAGAAGAAGAATATATGTTGCTGCGTCGTATTACGGCTGACAGCCGCCGGCAGCAATTGCACCTGGATACCCTGAAAAAACTGCTGGAAAAGAAATACCAGCAGCTGATTGCTGGTGAAGCCAAACTGTCTGTGCGTCAAACTGACACGAGTGCCGTACAGGAAGGGGAAAAATGGATGGACAAAATAGACCTGAAAGTCCAGGATATGCTGCACATCGAAAATGCGAAACTGCACCAGAAATCCCGGTTACAGGACTTTTTCTCCGCCATCTGGATACCGGTGATTTTTATTTCCTCCCTGATGGCTATCCTGATAGGTATCTATTCCTACGTTACTCTGACACGGGAATTCCGCTTGCAATTGCATATCGAATCCCGCCTGAAATCCTATCAGCATGATCTGCAACAGAATATCAAACTACTCAATAAATCCAACGAAGAACTGGAGCAATTTGCCTACGTAGCCTCTCACGACTTACAGGAACCCTTACGTAAAATATCTACCTTTAGCGACCGCTTACAGACAAAGTACGGAGGCGAATTGCCTCAGGAAGCATCGGATCTGATCGTACGTATGGTAGGCGCCGTAGGGCGAATGCGTGTACTGATCAACGACCTGCTGCTTTTTTCCCGCGCCGGACGTATTACACCCGAGCATATTGAAAAGGTGGATATGACGCAGGTCCTGCAGGAGGTTACCGGCGATCTGGAAGTGAGTTTACAGGAGAAAAAAGCGACGGTCCATATAGCACAGCTGCCAGTCATTGAGGGTATGCCGACCGCATTTCACCAGTTATTTCAGAATATCATTACCAATGCGATCAAGTTTGCGGATCCCGGCAGACAGCTGGTGATCAATATCAGGGCTGAACAGGAAAATAATCAATGCCGTATATATATAGAAGATAATGGTATAGGTTTTGACCCGGCTTATGCCGAGCGCATCTTTTTGTTATTTCAAAGGTTACACGGCATGAGCGAATATTCCGGTACCGGCATCGGACTGGCCATTTGTAAAAAAATAATAGACAGCCATCATGGACACATCACCGCACTGGGATCACCTGGCAAAGGCGCGACCTTTATTATCGAATTACCACTAACACAAACCCTCTACAATGAATAA
- a CDS encoding ferritin-like domain-containing protein has product MATRTQTKSKTSTQSRSTGRSAAGNKSVTGSRTAPKSSSSSRSKSNKGQNEDMPNSKFHELFVDQLKDIYWAEKNLVKALGKMQKAATSEELAEAIATHQEQTRGQVERLEQVFESIGQTAKAKKCPAMEGLIAEGQEVIEDTEEDSAVRDAGLIICCQKIEHYEIASYGSLRTLAGKMGHEEAVQLLEQTLNEEKETDVLLTQLAESSVNEEAAAE; this is encoded by the coding sequence ATGGCAACAAGAACTCAAACCAAATCAAAGACATCCACTCAATCCAGATCTACAGGAAGAAGCGCTGCAGGCAACAAATCCGTTACCGGCTCACGTACGGCTCCTAAATCATCTTCCAGTTCCCGCTCAAAAAGCAATAAAGGCCAGAACGAGGATATGCCAAACTCCAAATTTCATGAACTCTTTGTTGATCAGTTAAAAGACATTTACTGGGCTGAAAAGAATCTTGTAAAGGCATTGGGTAAAATGCAGAAAGCGGCTACTTCTGAGGAGCTGGCAGAAGCCATCGCAACTCACCAGGAGCAGACACGCGGTCAGGTAGAAAGACTCGAGCAGGTATTTGAGTCAATCGGTCAGACAGCGAAAGCTAAAAAATGTCCTGCTATGGAAGGGCTGATTGCGGAAGGACAGGAAGTGATCGAGGATACAGAGGAAGATAGCGCTGTACGCGACGCAGGTCTTATTATCTGTTGCCAGAAGATCGAGCATTATGAAATCGCATCTTATGGTAGTCTGCGTACACTTGCAGGAAAAATGGGACATGAGGAAGCTGTACAGTTACTGGAACAGACGCTGAATGAGGAGAAAGAAACAGATGTACTGCTTACCCAGCTTGCTGAATCTTCTGTAAATGAAGAAGCAGCTGCTGAATAA
- a CDS encoding SDR family oxidoreductase: MQKSEDKKQIRPEQEQPRQPGIESEMEPKPVFEKKEGPVGKLMDRVALITGGDSGIGRAVAVAFAREGANVVIAYLDEHDDAALTQRHVEEYGRKALLVPGDLSDEKHCAAVVAKAVDTFGRLDIVVNNAAVQYPQKNLEDITAEQLQKTFATNIFSQFYISKAALPHLKEGAAIINTTSVTAYRGSGHLIDYSSTKGAIVSFTRSLSSTLAERKIRVNAVAPGPIWTPLIPATFDAEHVKTFGSDVPLKRAGEPVEVAASYVFLASDDASYMTGQVLHPNGGEIVNG, from the coding sequence ATGCAGAAGTCAGAAGATAAAAAGCAAATAAGACCGGAGCAGGAACAACCGCGCCAGCCAGGCATAGAATCGGAAATGGAACCCAAACCGGTATTTGAGAAAAAGGAAGGTCCTGTAGGTAAACTAATGGACAGAGTAGCCCTTATTACCGGTGGTGATAGCGGTATCGGAAGGGCAGTAGCGGTAGCTTTTGCCAGAGAAGGGGCAAATGTTGTTATTGCCTACCTGGATGAACACGACGATGCCGCATTGACACAGAGGCATGTAGAAGAATATGGACGTAAAGCATTACTGGTGCCGGGGGATTTATCTGATGAAAAACACTGTGCAGCTGTTGTGGCGAAAGCAGTAGATACTTTCGGCAGACTGGACATTGTCGTGAATAATGCAGCGGTACAATATCCACAGAAAAATCTGGAAGATATTACTGCGGAGCAGTTACAGAAGACTTTCGCCACCAATATCTTTTCACAATTCTATATTTCAAAGGCAGCCCTGCCACACTTGAAGGAGGGCGCTGCTATCATCAACACGACTTCTGTTACTGCATACAGAGGCAGTGGGCATCTCATCGATTATTCCAGCACGAAAGGAGCTATTGTCAGCTTTACCCGCTCTCTTTCATCTACGCTGGCAGAAAGAAAGATCAGGGTAAATGCGGTAGCGCCCGGACCTATCTGGACACCATTGATACCTGCCACCTTTGATGCGGAACATGTAAAAACCTTCGGTTCGGACGTGCCTTTGAAACGCGCGGGAGAACCTGTGGAAGTAGCTGCCAGTTATGTATTCCTGGCCAGTGATGACGCCAGTTATATGACAGGACAGGTGCTGCATCCCAACGGGGGAGAAATCGTGAATGGCTAG
- a CDS encoding DNA topoisomerase IB produces the protein MDLLAEAMATAKAVKLRYVKSGTTGYSRERVKSGFRYRDQHGDIIKDEEVLKRIRGLVLPPAWEEVWISPYANGHLQATGIDAMGRRQYRYHSTWAKVRNETKYDRLLHFGEKLPQLREHITAALRKKSLDKEKVTAIALSVMQETLIRVGNASYEKLYGSYGLTTLHTEHVKIDGNTAFFKFKGKKGVMHKITLKHAQLAKLLHKVRDIPGQELFQYYEGEDHKSLDSGDINEYLKQWTGDDFTCKDFRTWSGTVNALNLLADLTPFASAHECKQNLVQIIDSVAGKLGNTRAVCRKYYIHPKILEAYELCELEPYLEELRAGRTEASEGGLHNDEQVLLKFMKEQKKQGKN, from the coding sequence ATGGACCTGCTTGCTGAAGCAATGGCTACTGCCAAAGCTGTTAAACTACGTTATGTGAAGTCTGGTACCACGGGATATAGCCGGGAAAGGGTTAAGAGTGGCTTTCGGTACCGTGATCAGCATGGAGATATTATCAAAGATGAAGAGGTGCTGAAAAGGATCCGCGGCCTGGTATTACCTCCCGCCTGGGAAGAGGTATGGATCTCTCCATATGCAAACGGACACCTGCAGGCAACAGGTATCGACGCCATGGGCAGAAGGCAATATCGCTACCATTCCACCTGGGCAAAAGTACGTAATGAAACGAAGTACGACCGCCTCCTACATTTTGGGGAGAAACTACCGCAATTACGCGAACATATCACAGCTGCATTGCGTAAAAAAAGTCTTGATAAAGAGAAAGTTACGGCGATTGCATTGAGCGTTATGCAGGAAACGCTGATCAGAGTAGGGAATGCATCTTATGAGAAGTTATACGGGTCTTACGGTCTGACTACATTGCATACAGAACACGTAAAAATAGACGGAAATACGGCCTTTTTTAAGTTTAAGGGTAAGAAGGGCGTCATGCATAAAATAACGCTTAAACACGCCCAATTAGCCAAATTATTGCATAAGGTAAGAGATATTCCCGGACAGGAATTATTTCAGTATTACGAAGGGGAGGACCATAAGAGTCTAGACTCCGGAGATATCAACGAATACCTGAAACAATGGACCGGCGATGATTTTACCTGTAAAGATTTCCGTACCTGGTCAGGTACTGTGAATGCACTAAACCTGCTGGCAGATCTTACGCCGTTTGCCTCTGCACATGAATGTAAACAGAACCTGGTGCAGATAATAGACAGTGTAGCCGGCAAACTCGGTAATACAAGGGCCGTTTGTAGGAAATATTACATACATCCTAAGATACTTGAAGCGTATGAACTATGTGAACTGGAGCCTTACCTGGAAGAGTTGCGGGCAGGAAGAACGGAGGCATCCGAAGGAGGTTTGCATAACGACGAGCAGGTATTGCTGAAGTTTATGAAGGAACAGAAGAAACAGGGAAAAAATTAA
- a CDS encoding Ku protein: MRAVWSGTIGFGLVNIPIKLYSAVQDSRLDLDMLDRKDHAHIKFKRVNEDTGKEVPWEQIVKGYLYNDEYVILEDEDFQEASPEKSKIITIESFVELVEIDDIYFETPYFIEPDKAGVKAYDLLLKTLQKTGKAGLGRFVLRTSEHLAIIRPREDYLMLQQLRFSQEIRSPEELSFPSNTKVSKKELDMAIQLVDSYTTEFDISQFKDTYHEELLKIIKAKASGKRRTVKKLKVVHTKSSDLFSQLKASLNTSSSGKTTKKRAS, translated from the coding sequence ATGAGAGCTGTATGGTCAGGAACAATCGGTTTCGGGTTGGTCAATATACCCATCAAATTGTACAGTGCAGTGCAGGACAGCAGACTGGACCTGGACATGCTGGACAGGAAAGATCACGCCCATATAAAATTTAAAAGGGTGAATGAAGATACAGGCAAAGAAGTGCCGTGGGAACAGATTGTGAAAGGATACCTGTATAATGATGAATACGTCATCCTGGAAGATGAAGATTTTCAGGAAGCCAGTCCTGAAAAGAGTAAGATCATCACCATCGAATCATTTGTAGAACTGGTGGAAATAGATGATATCTATTTTGAAACACCCTATTTCATTGAACCGGATAAAGCCGGCGTTAAAGCATATGATTTGTTGTTGAAAACATTGCAGAAAACGGGTAAGGCCGGTCTGGGGCGTTTTGTACTCAGAACGAGTGAACACCTGGCCATTATCCGGCCAAGAGAAGATTATCTGATGTTGCAACAGCTAAGGTTTTCACAGGAAATACGCTCTCCGGAAGAGCTGTCTTTTCCTTCCAATACAAAAGTCAGCAAGAAGGAGCTGGATATGGCGATACAGTTGGTGGACAGTTACACGACTGAATTTGATATCAGCCAGTTCAAGGATACTTATCATGAAGAATTATTAAAGATCATTAAAGCAAAAGCCAGTGGCAAGCGCCGCACCGTTAAGAAACTGAAAGTGGTGCATACCAAGAGCAGCGATCTGTTCAGTCAGTTAAAGGCAAGTCTGAATACCTCCTCGTCAGGAAAAACAACTAAAAAACGTGCGTCATGA